The Desulfobulbaceae bacterium genome has a segment encoding these proteins:
- a CDS encoding 4Fe-4S dicluster domain-containing protein — MQLAMVVDLTKCLGCHTCSVACKAQWQLPDNSGRSWLKRFGPASTPRGIAYTFYSGRCNHCDRPECIKVCPVPSVSRTFADEKSNRIVTIEAAATWKDPLDGTVQVDRKRCIGCGACVDACPYGARYLMMGPDKKKIADKCTFCVELLGKGGRPACVQNCLADAITFGDLKDPESEVSNLVANGAVRLTSSAVNIGPNVFYVGTSKDMNLLMSEAAPTKMRRFSERRTILKALANLT, encoded by the coding sequence ATGCAACTTGCGATGGTAGTTGATCTTACAAAATGTCTGGGCTGTCATACCTGCTCTGTTGCTTGCAAGGCCCAATGGCAGTTGCCAGATAATTCCGGCAGGAGTTGGCTGAAGAGGTTTGGCCCAGCTTCTACTCCCAGAGGTATTGCTTATACGTTTTATTCTGGTCGTTGTAATCATTGTGACCGGCCAGAATGCATAAAGGTATGCCCTGTCCCCTCAGTTTCAAGAACCTTTGCGGACGAAAAATCAAATAGAATTGTCACTATTGAAGCTGCGGCAACCTGGAAAGATCCTTTGGATGGAACGGTTCAAGTTGACAGAAAACGCTGTATTGGTTGTGGGGCCTGTGTTGACGCGTGTCCATACGGTGCCCGTTATTTGATGATGGGGCCAGATAAGAAAAAAATTGCTGACAAGTGCACCTTTTGTGTGGAGCTATTAGGTAAAGGGGGAAGGCCCGCTTGTGTGCAGAATTGTCTGGCTGACGCCATAACTTTTGGTGATTTAAAAGATCCTGAATCTGAAGTTTCTAATCTGGTTGCCAATGGAGCTGTCCGGCTTACATCCTCAGCGGTCAACATCGGGCCAAATGTCTTTTATGTTGGTACCAGTAAGGATATGAACCTGCTGATGTCTGAAGCTGCACCAACCAAAATGCGCCGCTTTTCAGAACGCCGCACAATATTAAAGGCACTTGCTAATTTGACTTAA